One genomic region from Lepisosteus oculatus isolate fLepOcu1 chromosome 20, fLepOcu1.hap2, whole genome shotgun sequence encodes:
- the tsnaxip1 gene encoding translin-associated factor X-interacting protein 1 isoform X1 has product MEGNEGGAVPLRRAHVHINVTRPLRSSGPAGDKCRGAGLPARPAGPPGAQACDLPAPLCTERGDDHLADGLPVNCPGGSEKPVRKSRQQSDEIGSLFTLKTAHHSPATGFLSTWPAHVSSQIVHQGHRQPPGSENRIRGCGEELSGLVSKPRFLEQLESYLRRELQALDSSQLDAPERRLQAYQEVFQYFIEDLKTYKPLLSAIKNEYEIALAHLREQIRTLEPLKGMLVVVSEQCDQRVLALREEERAEVKALKQEKRHLLMIIDNMNESKNALQAQVSRLQEDLAAQYLLYREESDARKLLVNDISNMRYLQEEHKSPEQEVEEQEDAVRVRLALKVAREDLTRLQVELNRMQAEYGDVVPRRDWESLDRKHRDTLGKMEMLQKDFSQMKQEYDTLLEVHRQLAEQREGLQAELERFRGSSTPRPRWEKCADVVSGGSERWAQLTEGQSSDQLVDILLEELRGGPAKEKDFFDGLGTGEDVPVYLRYEGQIRNLKLKKSEIVNTIKEVWKDKVLEDEQKEERQNLAEFLHSFLEKRHVDGAAEWAYSLVEGCRRHQDDDFISLFFSILLGKVDESVYHGQIHLLSHLLKELIHSDAAESSTLTMQEFSDALRRAFPLKMEAQIEELIQAAQAQLGSTFTYQALFTEDAEGKPGPFLKLVKKQANAEKHKYLTELRAQLGSKEQVEAADLKTAFQSIDPSLDSQILDRYLSVAFETRSDRLEQAAPVDTDSALQRLLAAHVKRAGPLPPQD; this is encoded by the exons ATGGAGGGGAACGAAGGGGGAGCCGTCCCTTTAAGACGAGCTCATGTGCATATCAATGTCACGCGGCCACTTCGGAGCAGCGGCCCGGCAGGAGACAAGTGCCGTGGGGCTGGCCTGCCTGCCAGGCCCGCGGGGCCTCCGGGGGCCCAGGCCTGCGACCTCCCGGCGCCCCTCTGCACCGAGAGGGGAGACGACCATCTTGCAGATGG ATTGCCTGTAAACTGTCCTGGAGGGAGCGAGAAGCCTGTCAGGAAGAGCCGACAGCAAAGCGATGAGATCGGAAGCCTTTTCACCCTGAAGACAGCACAC CATTCTCCAGCCACTGGCTTCCTCTCCACATGGCCTGCCCACGTGTCCTCACAGATAGTCCACCAAGGACACAGACAGCCACCCGGCAGTGAGAACAGAATTCGTGG ATGTGGCGAGGAGCTCTCGGGTTTGGTCTCCAAGCCACGTTTCCTGGAACAGCTGGAGAGCTACTTGCGGAGGGAGCTGCAGGCGCTGGACTCCAGCCAGCTCGACGCACCGGAGCGCAGGCTGCAG GCATACCAGGAAGTGTTTCAGTATTTCATCGAAGATTTAAAAACTTACAAGCCACTGCTTTCTGCCATCAAGAATGAATATGAGATTGCATTAG CCCATCTGAGAGAGCAGATCCGTACCCTGGAGCCCCTGAAGGGGATGCTGGTGGTGGTGTCAGAGCAGTGTGACCAGCGGGTCCTAGCCCTGCGTGAGGAGGAGAGAGCGGAGGTCAAGGCCCTCAAACAGGAGAAGAGACATTTGCTGATGATCATCGACAATATGAATGAGAGCAAGAACGCACTACAAGCACAG GTGTCCCGGCTGCAGGAGGACCTGGCAGCTCAGTACCTGCTGTATCGGGAGGAGAGTGATGCCCGCAAGCTCCTGGTGAACGACATCAGCAACATGAGGTACCTGCAAGAAGAGCACAAGAGCCCTGAGCAAGAAG tggaggagcaggaggacgCCGTGCGGGTGCGCCTGGCGCTGAAAGTGGCACGGGAGGACCTGACCCGCCTGCAGGTGGAGCTGAACCGCATGCAGGCCGAGTATGGGGACGTCGTGCCCCGGCGGGACTGGGAGAGCCTGGACAGGAAGCACAGGGACACCTTAGGCAAG ATGGAGATGCTGCAGAAGGACTTCAGTCAGATGAAGCAGGAGTACGACACGCTGCTGGAGGTGCACCGGCAGCTGGCGGAGCAGAGAGAGGGCCTGCAGGCAGAGCTGGAGCGCTTCAGAGGCAGCTCCACGCCGCGCCCGCGCTGGGAGAAGTGTGCAG ATGTGGTGTCAGGGGGCAGTGAGCGCTGGGCACAGCTGACGGAGGGCCAGTCCAGTGACCAGCTGGTGGACATTCTTCTGGAGGAGCTGAGAGGAGGACCAGCCAAAGAAAAGGATTTCTTTGACGGGCTG GGTACAGGAGAGGATGTCCCTGTGTACTTGCGCTATGAGGGACAGATCAGGAACTTGAAACTCAAGAAATCGGAGATAGTGAACACAATCAAAGAAGTCTGGAAAGACAAAGTCCTTGAGGATGAGCAG AAAGAGGAGAGGCAGAACCTGGCGGAGTTTCTCCACTCCTTCCTCGAGAAACGGCATGTGGACGGTGCCGCGGAGTGGGCTTACAGCCTGGTGGAGGGATGCAGGCGACACCAGGATGACGACTTCATCAGCCTTTTCTTCAGCATCCTCCTGGGAAAG GTGGATGAGAGTGTGTACCATGGACAGATTCACCTACTGTCTCACCTGCTGAAGGAGCTAATCCACAGTGACGCTGCAGAGAGCAGCACTCTGACCATGCAAGAGTTCAg TGATGCATTACGAAGAGCCTTCCCCCTGAAGATGGAGGCACAGATTGAGGAGCTGATACAGGCTGCACAGGCCCAGCTAGGGAGCACCTTCACCTATCAGGCTTTGTTCACTGAG GATGCAGAAGGAAAACCTGGACCTTTCCTAAAGCTGGTGAAAAAACAGGCGAATGCAGAGAAGCACAAGTACCTCACTGAACTGAGAGCTCAGCTGGGCAGCAAAGA acaggtTGAGGCTGCGGACCTGAAGACAGCGTTTCAAAGCATCGACCCCTCGCTGGATTCCCAGATACTCGACCGCTATCTGTCCGTGGCCTTCGAGACGCGGAGCGATCGCCTAGAACAGGCTGCCCCCGTGGACACAGACTCTGCTCTGCAACGCCTCCTGGCAGCTCATGTCAAGAGGGCAGGTCCTCTGCCCCCACAGGACTGA
- the tsnaxip1 gene encoding translin-associated factor X-interacting protein 1 isoform X2, giving the protein MFGMSVQKDCKLPPLPVSERQGLPVNCPGGSEKPVRKSRQQSDEIGSLFTLKTAHHSPATGFLSTWPAHVSSQIVHQGHRQPPGSENRIRGCGEELSGLVSKPRFLEQLESYLRRELQALDSSQLDAPERRLQAYQEVFQYFIEDLKTYKPLLSAIKNEYEIALAHLREQIRTLEPLKGMLVVVSEQCDQRVLALREEERAEVKALKQEKRHLLMIIDNMNESKNALQAQVSRLQEDLAAQYLLYREESDARKLLVNDISNMRYLQEEHKSPEQEVEEQEDAVRVRLALKVAREDLTRLQVELNRMQAEYGDVVPRRDWESLDRKHRDTLGKMEMLQKDFSQMKQEYDTLLEVHRQLAEQREGLQAELERFRGSSTPRPRWEKCADVVSGGSERWAQLTEGQSSDQLVDILLEELRGGPAKEKDFFDGLGTGEDVPVYLRYEGQIRNLKLKKSEIVNTIKEVWKDKVLEDEQKEERQNLAEFLHSFLEKRHVDGAAEWAYSLVEGCRRHQDDDFISLFFSILLGKVDESVYHGQIHLLSHLLKELIHSDAAESSTLTMQEFSDALRRAFPLKMEAQIEELIQAAQAQLGSTFTYQALFTEDAEGKPGPFLKLVKKQANAEKHKYLTELRAQLGSKEQVEAADLKTAFQSIDPSLDSQILDRYLSVAFETRSDRLEQAAPVDTDSALQRLLAAHVKRAGPLPPQD; this is encoded by the exons ATGTTCGGCATGTCGGTGCAGAAAGACTGCAAGTTGCCTCCTTTGCCTGTGTCAGAAAGACAAGG ATTGCCTGTAAACTGTCCTGGAGGGAGCGAGAAGCCTGTCAGGAAGAGCCGACAGCAAAGCGATGAGATCGGAAGCCTTTTCACCCTGAAGACAGCACAC CATTCTCCAGCCACTGGCTTCCTCTCCACATGGCCTGCCCACGTGTCCTCACAGATAGTCCACCAAGGACACAGACAGCCACCCGGCAGTGAGAACAGAATTCGTGG ATGTGGCGAGGAGCTCTCGGGTTTGGTCTCCAAGCCACGTTTCCTGGAACAGCTGGAGAGCTACTTGCGGAGGGAGCTGCAGGCGCTGGACTCCAGCCAGCTCGACGCACCGGAGCGCAGGCTGCAG GCATACCAGGAAGTGTTTCAGTATTTCATCGAAGATTTAAAAACTTACAAGCCACTGCTTTCTGCCATCAAGAATGAATATGAGATTGCATTAG CCCATCTGAGAGAGCAGATCCGTACCCTGGAGCCCCTGAAGGGGATGCTGGTGGTGGTGTCAGAGCAGTGTGACCAGCGGGTCCTAGCCCTGCGTGAGGAGGAGAGAGCGGAGGTCAAGGCCCTCAAACAGGAGAAGAGACATTTGCTGATGATCATCGACAATATGAATGAGAGCAAGAACGCACTACAAGCACAG GTGTCCCGGCTGCAGGAGGACCTGGCAGCTCAGTACCTGCTGTATCGGGAGGAGAGTGATGCCCGCAAGCTCCTGGTGAACGACATCAGCAACATGAGGTACCTGCAAGAAGAGCACAAGAGCCCTGAGCAAGAAG tggaggagcaggaggacgCCGTGCGGGTGCGCCTGGCGCTGAAAGTGGCACGGGAGGACCTGACCCGCCTGCAGGTGGAGCTGAACCGCATGCAGGCCGAGTATGGGGACGTCGTGCCCCGGCGGGACTGGGAGAGCCTGGACAGGAAGCACAGGGACACCTTAGGCAAG ATGGAGATGCTGCAGAAGGACTTCAGTCAGATGAAGCAGGAGTACGACACGCTGCTGGAGGTGCACCGGCAGCTGGCGGAGCAGAGAGAGGGCCTGCAGGCAGAGCTGGAGCGCTTCAGAGGCAGCTCCACGCCGCGCCCGCGCTGGGAGAAGTGTGCAG ATGTGGTGTCAGGGGGCAGTGAGCGCTGGGCACAGCTGACGGAGGGCCAGTCCAGTGACCAGCTGGTGGACATTCTTCTGGAGGAGCTGAGAGGAGGACCAGCCAAAGAAAAGGATTTCTTTGACGGGCTG GGTACAGGAGAGGATGTCCCTGTGTACTTGCGCTATGAGGGACAGATCAGGAACTTGAAACTCAAGAAATCGGAGATAGTGAACACAATCAAAGAAGTCTGGAAAGACAAAGTCCTTGAGGATGAGCAG AAAGAGGAGAGGCAGAACCTGGCGGAGTTTCTCCACTCCTTCCTCGAGAAACGGCATGTGGACGGTGCCGCGGAGTGGGCTTACAGCCTGGTGGAGGGATGCAGGCGACACCAGGATGACGACTTCATCAGCCTTTTCTTCAGCATCCTCCTGGGAAAG GTGGATGAGAGTGTGTACCATGGACAGATTCACCTACTGTCTCACCTGCTGAAGGAGCTAATCCACAGTGACGCTGCAGAGAGCAGCACTCTGACCATGCAAGAGTTCAg TGATGCATTACGAAGAGCCTTCCCCCTGAAGATGGAGGCACAGATTGAGGAGCTGATACAGGCTGCACAGGCCCAGCTAGGGAGCACCTTCACCTATCAGGCTTTGTTCACTGAG GATGCAGAAGGAAAACCTGGACCTTTCCTAAAGCTGGTGAAAAAACAGGCGAATGCAGAGAAGCACAAGTACCTCACTGAACTGAGAGCTCAGCTGGGCAGCAAAGA acaggtTGAGGCTGCGGACCTGAAGACAGCGTTTCAAAGCATCGACCCCTCGCTGGATTCCCAGATACTCGACCGCTATCTGTCCGTGGCCTTCGAGACGCGGAGCGATCGCCTAGAACAGGCTGCCCCCGTGGACACAGACTCTGCTCTGCAACGCCTCCTGGCAGCTCATGTCAAGAGGGCAGGTCCTCTGCCCCCACAGGACTGA